A stretch of Sinorhizobium meliloti DNA encodes these proteins:
- a CDS encoding metallophosphoesterase family protein — MFKLAHISDVHLGPLPDLSLRELASKRITGFVNWHRNRVRHLFPGTLDCLMKDIEVRNPDHLAITGDLVNLASSLEIEAVTEWLAEAGDPNEISVVPGNHDAYVPGAYEKITHAWYPFMRGDDGPSGWMKKHACFPYMRVRGKVALIGCSTAVATPPFAASGYFGPRQARATVNLLRQAGEAGLFRIVMIHHPPIRGATSMHKRMIGIRRFAATISAGGAELVLHGHTHLNTLHWLKGHTGPVPVVGIASASQGPGGSKPVAAYNLFSVDGEPGDWRLTRERYAINPDATGVVLAETTYF; from the coding sequence ATGTTCAAACTTGCGCATATATCCGATGTCCACCTGGGGCCGTTGCCCGATCTCTCCCTCCGCGAACTCGCCTCCAAGCGGATCACCGGATTCGTCAACTGGCACAGGAACAGGGTGCGCCACCTCTTTCCCGGGACGCTCGACTGCCTGATGAAGGACATCGAGGTGCGCAATCCGGATCACCTGGCGATTACCGGAGATCTCGTCAATCTCGCCTCTTCCCTGGAGATCGAGGCGGTTACCGAATGGCTTGCGGAAGCGGGCGACCCCAATGAAATCTCGGTCGTGCCGGGCAACCACGACGCCTATGTGCCCGGCGCATACGAGAAGATCACGCATGCATGGTATCCCTTCATGCGTGGCGATGACGGCCCCAGCGGCTGGATGAAGAAGCATGCCTGCTTTCCCTATATGCGGGTGCGCGGCAAGGTGGCGCTGATCGGCTGCTCGACGGCTGTGGCCACTCCCCCTTTCGCCGCCAGCGGCTATTTCGGGCCGCGACAGGCACGCGCGACGGTCAACCTCCTTCGCCAGGCCGGCGAAGCCGGATTGTTCCGCATCGTCATGATCCATCACCCGCCGATCCGCGGCGCGACCTCGATGCACAAGCGCATGATCGGCATCCGCCGTTTCGCTGCCACCATCTCCGCGGGCGGGGCCGAGCTGGTTCTGCACGGCCACACGCATCTCAATACGCTCCACTGGCTCAAGGGGCATACGGGGCCGGTGCCGGTCGTCGGCATCGCATCCGCCTCGCAGGGTCCCGGCGGCAGCAAGCCCGTCGCCGCCTATAATCTCTTTTCCGTCGACGGCGAGCCCGGAGACTGGCGGTTGACCCGGGAGCGCTACGCGATCAACCCGGACGCGACCGGCGTGGTGCTCGCCGAAACGACGTATTTCTGA
- a CDS encoding Fic/DOC family protein, with protein sequence MASGQPKGSYTYPAVTDDPDRTGVLRNKLNLTAHSELRPAEYALTNIRLVEINQGSGPSGNFDTAHLKAIHRYIFQDVYEWAGHTRNESPVVDGQRVEPVGGLFQGGTSFLPGSRIEMGLNEALRPIADPPALSKATPEQFAERAAKVLSEPNYVHPFREGNGRAQEAFISELGRHYGHAIDFSLITMPRMIEASIETTNDPSSPLMKHAIEDAMKPGRREAIRSAFDDLRESGEEPLHHHVRTARAGEDITGRVLRQDDRFASLLTDHGIVVADRADLPERLPHDEKITVTARSDFPNAER encoded by the coding sequence ATGGCAAGCGGACAGCCGAAGGGCTCTTACACCTACCCTGCCGTTACCGATGATCCAGATCGCACGGGCGTCTTGCGCAACAAACTGAACCTGACGGCACATTCCGAACTTCGACCGGCCGAGTATGCACTGACCAACATCCGGCTGGTCGAGATAAACCAGGGAAGTGGACCGAGCGGCAATTTCGACACGGCCCACCTGAAGGCGATTCACAGGTACATTTTTCAGGACGTTTACGAATGGGCCGGGCATACGCGCAACGAGAGTCCCGTTGTCGACGGCCAGAGGGTCGAGCCTGTCGGCGGACTCTTCCAGGGCGGCACATCCTTCCTGCCCGGCTCACGCATAGAAATGGGTCTGAACGAGGCGCTGAGGCCGATCGCAGATCCGCCGGCCCTTAGCAAGGCAACGCCGGAGCAATTTGCCGAGCGGGCCGCAAAGGTCCTTTCGGAACCGAACTACGTGCATCCATTCAGAGAGGGCAACGGCCGTGCTCAAGAGGCTTTTATTTCCGAGTTGGGCCGCCACTACGGGCACGCGATCGATTTTTCCCTCATCACCATGCCGCGCATGATCGAGGCGTCGATCGAAACCACGAACGACCCGTCCAGTCCCCTGATGAAGCACGCGATCGAGGACGCGATGAAGCCGGGCCGCCGTGAGGCCATCCGATCCGCATTCGACGACTTGCGGGAGAGCGGCGAAGAGCCTCTACACCATCATGTCCGCACTGCCCGCGCCGGCGAAGACATCACTGGCCGGGTTCTCCGCCAGGACGATCGCTTTGCCAGTCTCCTGACCGATCACGGGATCGTCGTGGCCGATCGCGCGGACCTGCCCGAAAGATTGCCACACGACGAGAAGATCACGGTCACTGCTCGGTCGGACTTCCCAAACGCCGAACGCTGA
- a CDS encoding type II toxin-antitoxin system VapC family toxin translates to MSFVDASVIVAILNEEPGFEELEKRLSDADGKLCVSPLVRFEAVAALTRLRIIATKGKADRSDLIGEARELVDSFIQALSASEVTIDSHTGVRALDAMARYGKVAGHPAALNLGDCFAYAAAKESGLTLIYKGNDFSQTDLG, encoded by the coding sequence GTGAGCTTCGTCGACGCCTCCGTCATCGTTGCGATATTGAACGAGGAACCCGGCTTTGAGGAATTGGAAAAGCGCCTGAGCGACGCGGACGGGAAGCTCTGCGTTTCGCCGCTCGTGCGTTTCGAGGCGGTCGCCGCACTCACGAGACTGCGCATCATCGCCACGAAGGGCAAAGCAGATCGCAGCGATTTGATTGGCGAAGCCCGTGAGTTGGTCGACAGCTTCATTCAGGCACTCAGTGCGAGCGAGGTCACGATCGATTCCCACACGGGCGTTCGCGCCCTCGATGCGATGGCCCGCTACGGGAAAGTCGCGGGCCACCCGGCGGCCCTAAATCTCGGTGATTGTTTCGCCTATGCGGCCGCGAAGGAGTCTGGGCTGACCCTGATCTACAAGGGGAATGATTTCTCGCAAACCGACCTGGGTTAG
- a CDS encoding RNA polymerase sigma factor — protein MRPAAEMKDFRRDLVSLLPKLRRFAITLARNANDADDLVQEVCERAIARSHLWNGEGRLESWVYAMTRNLWVDEIRKRKVRSAGAVDVFERDEPHVEATAEKAAYANQVQKMILSMSEGLASVFLLVNVEGHSYRETAEILGIPVGTVMSRLSTARLRLAAMLSENTERRA, from the coding sequence ATGCGCCCAGCGGCAGAAATGAAGGATTTCAGACGGGATTTGGTCAGCCTGCTGCCCAAACTGCGCCGCTTCGCGATCACGCTGGCCCGCAATGCCAATGACGCCGACGATCTTGTCCAGGAAGTTTGCGAGCGGGCAATCGCGCGCAGTCACCTTTGGAACGGCGAGGGCCGGCTGGAAAGCTGGGTCTATGCGATGACCCGCAATCTCTGGGTGGACGAAATCCGCAAGCGCAAGGTGCGCAGCGCCGGTGCGGTCGACGTTTTCGAGCGGGACGAACCGCACGTCGAAGCAACGGCCGAAAAGGCCGCCTATGCCAATCAGGTGCAGAAGATGATCCTGTCCATGTCGGAGGGACTGGCAAGCGTCTTCCTCCTCGTCAATGTCGAAGGCCACAGCTATCGGGAAACGGCGGAGATCCTCGGCATCCCGGTCGGTACGGTCATGAGCAGACTGTCGACGGCGCGGCTCAGGCTCGCAGCCATGTTGTCCGAAAATACGGAAAGGAGGGCCTGA
- a CDS encoding ATP-dependent Clp protease proteolytic subunit produces the protein MRNDDDQEEKKTELPLGKETEANLFKSRSIFIYGTITQELAQKVCSQLVALAAASDDDIRLFVNSPGGHVESGDSIHDMIKFVKPKVWTIGTGWVASAGALIYVAAPKEQRLCLPNTRFLLHQPSGGTRGMASDIEIQAREIIKMNERLNRIFSEATGQPVDKIAKDTDRDYWLGAEEAKAYGLVSRIVTSIAEI, from the coding sequence ATGCGGAACGACGACGACCAGGAAGAAAAGAAGACCGAATTGCCGCTCGGCAAGGAGACGGAGGCGAACCTTTTCAAGTCGCGTTCGATTTTCATTTACGGAACGATCACCCAGGAATTGGCGCAGAAGGTCTGCTCGCAGCTCGTGGCGCTCGCCGCGGCCAGCGACGACGATATCCGCCTATTCGTCAACTCGCCGGGCGGCCATGTCGAATCCGGCGACAGCATCCACGACATGATCAAGTTCGTGAAGCCGAAGGTCTGGACCATCGGCACAGGCTGGGTCGCGTCCGCCGGCGCGCTCATCTATGTCGCCGCGCCGAAGGAGCAGCGCCTGTGCCTGCCGAACACCCGCTTCCTGTTGCACCAACCCTCGGGCGGCACGCGCGGCATGGCTTCCGACATCGAGATCCAGGCGCGCGAGATCATCAAGATGAACGAGCGTCTGAACCGGATCTTCTCCGAAGCGACCGGACAGCCGGTCGACAAGATCGCCAAGGACACGGATCGCGATTACTGGCTCGGTGCGGAAGAGGCGAAGGCCTACGGTCTCGTTTCGCGCATCGTCACCTCCATCGCGGAGATTTAG
- a CDS encoding glutathione S-transferase family protein, with product MGRLVNGVWQDVWYDTRATNGHFKRSESQFRNWITADGSPGPSGEGGFEAEAGRYHLYVSLACPWAHRTLIFRKLKKLEDLVSLSVVDPLMLANGWEFKGEDGEGENGGTADHLFGSRMLWEVYLRADPVYSGRVTVPVLWDKRKNTIVSNESAEIIRMFNSAFDRLTGSTEDFCPQELRPEIDALNARIYDAVNNGVYKAGFATSQAAYEESVTALFAMLDELENRLASKRYLTGDRLTEADWRLFTTLVRFDPVYVGHFKCNIRRIADYPNLYGYLRELYQVPGVAETVNMHHIKAHYYRSHTTINPTGIVPVGPALDLEAPHGRDRL from the coding sequence ATGGGTAGGCTGGTGAATGGCGTCTGGCAGGATGTCTGGTACGACACGCGTGCAACGAACGGTCACTTCAAGCGCAGCGAATCGCAGTTCCGCAACTGGATCACGGCAGATGGATCGCCCGGCCCTTCCGGCGAAGGCGGCTTCGAGGCCGAAGCGGGCCGCTATCATCTCTATGTGTCCCTTGCCTGCCCCTGGGCGCACCGCACGCTGATCTTCCGCAAGCTCAAGAAGCTCGAAGACCTCGTCTCGCTTTCCGTCGTCGACCCGCTGATGCTGGCCAACGGCTGGGAATTCAAGGGAGAGGACGGTGAGGGCGAGAACGGCGGCACCGCCGATCACCTCTTCGGCTCGCGCATGCTCTGGGAAGTCTATCTGCGCGCCGACCCGGTCTATTCCGGCCGGGTGACGGTGCCGGTCCTCTGGGACAAGCGGAAGAACACGATCGTCTCGAACGAGTCCGCCGAAATCATCCGCATGTTCAACTCGGCCTTCGATCGTCTGACAGGCTCGACGGAAGACTTCTGCCCGCAGGAACTGCGGCCGGAAATCGACGCGCTCAACGCGCGCATCTACGACGCGGTCAACAACGGGGTCTACAAGGCCGGCTTCGCAACCAGCCAGGCGGCATATGAGGAGAGCGTCACCGCCCTCTTCGCCATGCTGGACGAACTGGAGAACCGCCTCGCGTCCAAGCGCTATCTCACGGGAGACCGCCTGACCGAAGCCGATTGGCGGCTGTTCACGACTCTCGTCCGTTTCGATCCGGTCTATGTCGGCCATTTCAAATGCAACATCCGCCGCATTGCGGACTATCCGAACCTATACGGCTATCTGCGCGAGCTCTACCAGGTGCCGGGCGTCGCCGAGACGGTGAATATGCACCACATCAAGGCGCATTATTACCGCAGCCATACGACGATCAATCCCACGGGCATCGTGCCGGTGGGGCCGGCGCTCGACCTTGAAGCGCCGCACGGGCGGGACCGGCTGTAG
- a CDS encoding NUDIX domain-containing protein has product MDESRGPEMPSWRLRFLTRFAHVYFALARGMTLGVRAACFDDEGRVFLVRHSYLPGWHLPGGGLDRNETAVEGLARELREEGNLVLTTAPLLFQVYYNRRTSKRDHVIFFRCDNVRQERPKRADLEIAAAGFFPLEDLPADTTPATRRRLAELAGDVVPDRFW; this is encoded by the coding sequence ATGGACGAGAGCCGCGGGCCGGAGATGCCCTCCTGGCGGCTCCGCTTTCTGACGCGGTTTGCCCATGTTTATTTCGCCCTGGCGCGCGGCATGACGCTCGGCGTGCGGGCTGCCTGTTTCGACGATGAGGGGCGGGTCTTTCTCGTAAGGCATTCCTATCTGCCGGGCTGGCATCTTCCCGGCGGCGGACTCGACCGCAACGAGACGGCGGTGGAGGGCCTTGCCCGCGAGCTGAGGGAGGAGGGCAACCTCGTGCTGACGACGGCACCGCTGCTCTTTCAGGTCTACTACAACCGGCGCACCAGCAAACGCGATCACGTCATCTTCTTCCGCTGCGATAATGTCCGCCAGGAGCGGCCGAAGCGTGCGGATCTCGAAATCGCCGCGGCGGGCTTCTTTCCGCTCGAGGACCTTCCGGCGGACACGACCCCTGCGACCCGGCGCCGGCTGGCGGAGCTTGCAGGAGACGTAGTGCCGGACAGGTTCTGGTAA
- a CDS encoding antitoxin VbhA family protein: protein MNVHSRRRDRSPEAIEKRRKATEQARAANIRQGYVHDPVLEAANARFIAGDITTEEFREEMLTRFKRA, encoded by the coding sequence ATGAACGTTCATTCCCGCCGTCGGGACCGTTCTCCGGAAGCCATCGAGAAGCGCCGCAAGGCCACCGAGCAGGCGCGGGCTGCCAATATCCGGCAGGGTTATGTTCACGATCCGGTGCTCGAGGCGGCCAACGCCCGCTTTATCGCCGGCGACATTACCACGGAAGAGTTTCGCGAAGAGATGCTGACGCGCTTCAAGCGCGCCTAA
- the queF gene encoding preQ(1) synthase, which produces MTKTDVSGLSQLGAKVDLPQSPEEAVLERVPSGHGGTDFVVRFTAPEFTSLCPMTGQPDFAHIVIDYVPDGWLVESKSLKLFLHSFRNHGAFHEDCTIEIAKRLVSLLSPKWLRIGAYWYPRGGIPIDVFWQTGNPPEGVWLPDQGVPTYRGRG; this is translated from the coding sequence CAAAGGTCGATCTGCCCCAAAGCCCGGAAGAGGCGGTGCTCGAAAGAGTGCCGAGCGGGCATGGCGGCACGGATTTCGTCGTCCGCTTTACGGCGCCCGAGTTCACCTCGCTTTGCCCGATGACCGGGCAGCCCGACTTCGCGCATATCGTCATCGACTATGTGCCTGACGGCTGGCTGGTGGAGTCGAAATCGCTCAAGCTGTTCCTGCATTCGTTCCGCAACCACGGCGCTTTCCACGAGGATTGCACGATCGAGATCGCCAAGCGCCTGGTTTCGCTGCTTTCTCCGAAGTGGCTCCGGATCGGGGCCTACTGGTATCCCCGCGGCGGCATCCCGATCGACGTTTTCTGGCAGACGGGAAACCCGCCGGAGGGCGTCTGGCTGCCGGATCAGGGCGTGCCGACCTATCGCGGACGGGGATGA
- a CDS encoding anti-sigma factor family protein gives MLQTKGLALEVRLSAYIDGELAESEKSELDALLARDDEARALLEKLKSGSAFGNGAFENFLHDPVPLALVRQIKQGPGINPKSERVTTASLPRRSARIWPRILAASTALFLLGGAAGFILGSATDFAEPMNQADDRPWIDDIVGSHRIFSRQKEYLVEVPGTQAAEIETWLAASVGVSFTVPNLDRKGLSFEGARLLAANGRPVAQLVYRDREAEVFTICFLKQGDGQQSDEFSETIRGDLGLVSWEREGVSFVMIGPSSDPALQDLAETVAANI, from the coding sequence TTGCTGCAAACGAAGGGGCTAGCGCTCGAGGTGCGGTTGTCCGCCTATATCGACGGCGAACTCGCAGAAAGCGAAAAATCCGAACTTGACGCTCTTCTCGCACGCGACGACGAGGCAAGGGCATTGCTCGAAAAGCTCAAGTCGGGCAGCGCCTTCGGCAACGGGGCTTTCGAAAACTTCCTCCATGATCCGGTGCCGCTGGCGCTGGTACGCCAGATAAAGCAAGGCCCCGGCATCAACCCGAAGTCGGAGCGGGTAACGACGGCCAGTCTTCCAAGGCGAAGCGCCCGCATCTGGCCGCGCATCCTCGCCGCTTCCACCGCCCTTTTCCTGCTCGGCGGAGCCGCCGGCTTCATTCTCGGCAGCGCCACGGATTTCGCCGAGCCGATGAACCAGGCCGATGACCGCCCCTGGATCGACGATATCGTCGGATCTCACCGCATCTTTTCGCGCCAGAAGGAGTATCTGGTCGAGGTGCCGGGAACGCAGGCGGCAGAGATCGAGACCTGGCTTGCCGCAAGCGTCGGCGTGAGCTTCACTGTCCCCAACCTCGACCGCAAGGGATTGTCCTTCGAAGGCGCGAGGCTCCTCGCCGCCAACGGAAGACCGGTCGCCCAGCTCGTCTATCGTGACCGCGAGGCAGAAGTTTTCACCATCTGCTTTCTCAAGCAAGGCGATGGACAGCAATCCGACGAATTCAGCGAGACCATCCGCGGCGACCTCGGCTTGGTCTCCTGGGAACGGGAAGGCGTCTCATTCGTGATGATCGGACCGTCATCCGATCCCGCTCTGCAGGACCTTGCCGAAACGGTGGCGGCGAATATTTGA
- a CDS encoding type II toxin-antitoxin system VapB family antitoxin: MALYIKDPTVDRMAEKLQERLGVRTKTDAVRIALQHELDRVEDEIPLREKLAALRQQARDRLGPPVHGIDMKKLMDELWEEGE; this comes from the coding sequence ATGGCTCTCTACATCAAAGATCCCACCGTGGACCGAATGGCGGAAAAACTTCAAGAACGCCTAGGTGTCCGCACCAAGACAGATGCTGTCCGCATTGCTCTGCAACACGAACTGGATCGTGTGGAAGACGAAATTCCGCTGCGCGAAAAGCTGGCCGCCTTGCGGCAACAGGCGCGCGACCGGCTAGGCCCGCCTGTTCACGGGATCGATATGAAAAAGCTTATGGATGAGCTTTGGGAGGAGGGCGAGTGA
- the leuA gene encoding 2-isopropylmalate synthase, which yields MILKSHSIKTGMPEAAVKYQPYPQIVLPDRTWPSKAITEAPIWCSVDLRDGNQALVDPMGHDRKARMFHLLLDMGFKEIEIGFPSASQTDYDFARWCVEEGNVSEDVSLQVLVQCRPELIARTFEALEGAHRPIVHFYNSTSELQRRVVFGKDVAGIKQIATDAAKMITDMAAKAGGGYRFEYSPESFTGTELEVALEICNAVIEIVRPTADNKLIINLPSTVEMATPNIYADQIEWMCRNLDNRENLIVSLHPHNDRGTGIAATELGLMAGADRVEGTLFGNGERTGNVDVVTLALNMFTQGVDPKLDCSDIERIKEVYEYSNQMVIPERHPYVGELVYTAFSGSHQDAINKGMKAIKQANKPTWEVPYLPIDPRDVGRSYEAIIRINSQSGKGGIAYILQEDYGINLPRNLQIEFREEVQRITDEEGKELPSKRIHQRFIESYVEQPGARIKFVDHHTYPAGEHKGLRVVAAEITDGGETRQIEGKGTGPIDGFINALSIYLGIELSVADYSEHSLQHGSNAAAIAYVEVEYPGGKLFGVGINTNIVAASLEAIVSAANRVLDVVGK from the coding sequence ATGATTTTGAAATCACATTCCATCAAGACCGGCATGCCCGAGGCGGCTGTGAAATATCAGCCCTATCCGCAGATCGTGCTGCCGGATCGCACGTGGCCGTCAAAGGCGATCACCGAGGCGCCTATCTGGTGTTCCGTGGATCTGCGCGACGGCAACCAGGCGCTCGTCGATCCGATGGGTCACGACCGGAAGGCGCGCATGTTCCACCTCCTCCTGGACATGGGCTTCAAGGAGATCGAGATCGGCTTCCCGTCCGCGTCGCAGACGGATTACGATTTCGCCCGCTGGTGCGTCGAGGAAGGCAACGTTTCCGAAGACGTGTCCCTGCAGGTGCTGGTCCAGTGCCGGCCGGAATTGATCGCGCGGACCTTCGAGGCGCTTGAAGGTGCGCACCGGCCGATCGTACATTTCTACAATTCGACGAGCGAGCTGCAGCGCCGCGTCGTCTTCGGCAAGGACGTGGCCGGCATCAAGCAGATCGCGACTGACGCCGCCAAGATGATCACCGACATGGCCGCGAAAGCGGGCGGCGGTTATCGCTTCGAATACTCGCCGGAAAGCTTCACCGGCACCGAACTCGAAGTGGCATTGGAGATTTGCAACGCCGTGATCGAGATCGTACGGCCGACGGCGGACAACAAGCTCATCATCAACCTGCCCTCGACCGTGGAGATGGCGACGCCGAACATCTATGCCGACCAGATCGAATGGATGTGCCGCAATCTCGATAATCGCGAGAACCTGATCGTCTCGCTGCATCCGCACAACGATCGCGGCACCGGCATTGCCGCCACCGAGCTGGGGCTGATGGCGGGCGCCGACCGTGTCGAGGGGACGCTCTTCGGCAATGGCGAGCGCACCGGCAACGTCGATGTGGTGACGCTGGCGCTCAACATGTTCACGCAGGGCGTCGATCCCAAGCTCGACTGCTCGGACATCGAGCGGATCAAGGAAGTCTACGAATATTCCAACCAGATGGTCATTCCGGAACGCCACCCCTATGTAGGCGAACTGGTCTACACGGCCTTCTCCGGCTCGCATCAGGATGCCATCAACAAGGGCATGAAGGCGATCAAACAGGCGAACAAGCCGACCTGGGAGGTACCCTATCTGCCGATCGATCCGCGCGATGTCGGACGCAGCTACGAAGCGATCATCCGCATCAACTCGCAATCGGGCAAGGGCGGCATCGCCTATATCCTGCAGGAGGACTACGGTATCAATCTGCCGCGCAATCTGCAGATCGAGTTCCGTGAGGAAGTCCAGCGCATTACCGACGAGGAAGGCAAGGAGCTGCCCTCGAAGCGCATCCATCAGCGCTTCATCGAAAGCTATGTCGAGCAGCCGGGCGCGCGCATCAAGTTCGTCGACCATCACACCTACCCGGCAGGCGAGCACAAGGGCCTGCGCGTCGTTGCCGCCGAAATCACGGATGGCGGCGAGACCAGGCAGATCGAGGGCAAGGGCACGGGCCCGATCGACGGCTTCATCAATGCGCTGTCGATCTATCTCGGCATCGAACTCTCGGTGGCGGATTACTCCGAGCATTCGCTGCAGCATGGTTCGAACGCCGCTGCGATCGCCTATGTCGAGGTCGAGTATCCGGGCGGCAAGCTCTTCGGCGTCGGTATCAACACCAATATCGTGGCCGCCTCACTGGAGGCGATCGTCTCGGCTGCCAACCGCGTGCTGGACGTGGTGGGGAAGTGA
- a CDS encoding GNAT family N-acetyltransferase has translation MKKHDLVYLTEDASHDAAIEIINEEAFGPGRFTRAAARIREQGPHDRALSFICADNGETIASVRMTPVTAGSVKGHLLGPLAVRPSHKNQGIGRELVRIAVEAARRKGSEAVILVGDPPYYQPLGFEKVRHGALQFPGPVDPARVLVVPVALDVHARLEGMIAWRDDGATCLTARAEAQGAAA, from the coding sequence ATGAAAAAGCACGATCTCGTCTATCTGACCGAAGACGCATCCCACGACGCAGCCATCGAAATCATCAATGAAGAGGCCTTCGGGCCGGGTCGCTTCACCCGCGCCGCTGCGCGGATTCGCGAGCAGGGACCCCATGACCGGGCGCTCTCCTTCATCTGCGCCGATAATGGCGAAACGATCGCATCGGTCCGGATGACGCCGGTGACCGCCGGCTCGGTGAAAGGACATCTGCTCGGCCCACTTGCCGTCCGGCCCTCGCACAAGAACCAGGGCATCGGCCGGGAACTCGTCCGCATTGCAGTCGAAGCGGCGCGCCGGAAGGGCTCCGAAGCGGTTATCCTCGTCGGCGATCCGCCCTATTACCAGCCGCTCGGCTTCGAGAAGGTGCGCCATGGCGCGCTCCAATTCCCGGGTCCCGTCGATCCGGCGAGGGTTCTCGTCGTGCCGGTCGCGCTGGACGTTCACGCGCGGCTTGAAGGCATGATCGCTTGGCGGGATGACGGCGCCACCTGCCTCACCGCGCGCGCGGAGGCGCAAGGGGCGGCTGCCTGA